Proteins from a single region of Dyadobacter fanqingshengii:
- a CDS encoding DUF3341 domain-containing protein produces the protein MAELSGKYLVGVYDDDDTVLHAVPKLRKAGVKIKEVYSPFPIHGLDEALGHPRTRIGIAAFMFGVTGCIVALTLMIWTMGIDWPMIVGGKDPISIPNYIPITFELTVLFTAFGMVTTFFISNGLGPGTHFHPRFDVRSTDNKFVMAIDLGRNSMSEDEISRALKDSGAEEVNIKQF, from the coding sequence ATGGCAGAATTATCTGGTAAATATTTGGTCGGAGTTTACGACGATGACGATACTGTTCTTCATGCAGTGCCAAAGCTCAGAAAAGCAGGAGTGAAAATAAAAGAAGTGTATTCTCCTTTTCCGATTCACGGACTGGATGAAGCATTGGGTCACCCAAGAACGAGGATCGGGATTGCCGCATTCATGTTCGGTGTGACGGGATGTATTGTCGCGTTAACTTTGATGATCTGGACAATGGGAATTGACTGGCCGATGATCGTTGGTGGAAAAGATCCGATTTCGATTCCTAACTATATTCCTATCACTTTTGAGCTTACTGTGTTATTTACAGCATTTGGAATGGTAACAACATTCTTTATCTCAAATGGCCTGGGACCCGGTACTCACTTTCATCCGAGATTTGATGTGCGCTCAACAGATAACAAATTTGTAATGGCGATTGATCTGGGAAGAAATTCAATGTCAGAAGACGAGATATCAAGAGCGTTGAAAGACAGCGGAGCAGAAGAAGTCAACATTAAGCAATTTTAA
- a CDS encoding c-type cytochrome: MEFEKMKFKNLYKYLLVAGVILTAAAGCTRDPNDPGKEYAPNMYLPVGYEPYKQEKANPINPMGLTMRLPVAGTVARRNYQTSFGQADSASTDLMVYNIPADSIAIAERDLKNPIPLNENTLAEGKVLYERYCQHCHGATGAGDGKVAAMYKGVPNYASDAYKNLNEGHIFHVITHGKARMWPHGSQINPEERWKIVHYVQKLQKGA; encoded by the coding sequence ATGGAGTTTGAGAAAATGAAATTTAAAAATTTATATAAATATCTGTTAGTTGCTGGCGTAATCCTTACCGCTGCGGCTGGTTGTACAAGGGATCCTAATGATCCTGGTAAAGAGTATGCGCCGAATATGTATCTCCCTGTCGGTTATGAACCTTACAAACAGGAGAAAGCCAATCCCATTAATCCAATGGGCTTGACAATGAGATTGCCCGTCGCAGGAACAGTCGCAAGACGTAATTATCAGACATCCTTCGGACAAGCAGATTCTGCCAGTACTGATTTGATGGTTTATAACATTCCGGCTGATAGCATTGCCATTGCCGAGCGTGATTTGAAAAATCCGATCCCGTTAAATGAAAATACTTTGGCGGAAGGTAAAGTGCTTTACGAAAGATATTGCCAGCATTGCCATGGCGCAACCGGAGCCGGAGACGGGAAAGTTGCAGCGATGTATAAAGGGGTTCCTAATTACGCGAGCGACGCCTACAAAAATCTGAATGAAGGTCATATTTTCCACGTCATTACTCATGGAAAAGCACGTATGTGGCCGCATGGATCTCAGATCAATCCTGAGGAGCGCTGGAAAATTGTGCATTACGTACAAAAATTGCAGAAGGGAGCTTAA
- a CDS encoding quinol:cytochrome C oxidoreductase, which yields MASAHSIPSIEERFEFTSGAKRNLIIGGGIGVALIVLGAYLAANGGGGHEAAAHGAEAAAAVGHGAAEHGAAGHEAAAATGHHEANWVTRIWANLWVNGVYFTGMAVVGMFFISYNYLAQAGWSAVFKRVPEAMPAFLPVTGVVMLLTFFFGGHDLFHWTHEGLYEVGGPEYDPIIAGKRGFLNTPFFVFRLVFYFVVWYGMWRVIRNLSLKEDEIGGTEFYEKSIRFGTAFLVVFGVTSSTSAWDFVMSIDTHWFSTMFGWYTLASWHVAGLAVITLTIVMLRERGYLRAVNSSHLRDLGKFVFAFSIFWTYVWFAQFLLIYYANLPEETIYFLERFRGHDGIFKAPFFITLFLNFFFPFLVLMTRDAKYTHSILKVACWSVIIGHYMDFYTNIMPGTLGSSAGFGPLEWGFFLLFICAFGYSIASQLEKANLIPRNHPMLEESLHHDIA from the coding sequence ATGGCATCAGCACATTCGATTCCTTCTATTGAAGAACGGTTTGAATTTACATCGGGGGCTAAAAGAAATTTAATTATAGGCGGTGGCATTGGTGTTGCGCTAATAGTATTGGGTGCTTATTTAGCGGCTAATGGCGGAGGCGGACACGAAGCTGCGGCACATGGTGCAGAAGCAGCTGCCGCAGTAGGACACGGTGCAGCTGAACATGGAGCTGCCGGACACGAAGCCGCAGCAGCAACCGGGCATCATGAAGCCAACTGGGTAACCCGTATCTGGGCTAACCTTTGGGTGAATGGTGTTTATTTCACAGGTATGGCCGTTGTTGGAATGTTCTTTATTTCTTATAACTATCTGGCTCAGGCAGGATGGTCAGCAGTATTCAAAAGAGTGCCCGAAGCGATGCCAGCATTTTTACCTGTTACCGGCGTTGTAATGTTGTTAACGTTTTTCTTCGGTGGCCACGATCTTTTCCACTGGACACATGAAGGCCTTTACGAAGTAGGCGGACCAGAGTACGATCCGATTATTGCGGGTAAAAGAGGCTTTTTGAATACACCGTTTTTTGTCTTCAGGCTTGTATTTTACTTTGTTGTATGGTACGGAATGTGGCGGGTGATCCGTAATTTGTCTTTGAAAGAAGATGAAATCGGTGGGACTGAGTTTTACGAAAAATCGATCCGTTTCGGAACTGCGTTTTTGGTTGTATTTGGTGTTACATCTTCAACATCCGCATGGGATTTCGTCATGTCGATTGACACACACTGGTTTAGTACAATGTTTGGATGGTACACATTGGCAAGCTGGCATGTTGCTGGTCTGGCTGTGATCACACTGACTATTGTAATGTTAAGAGAGCGTGGATATTTGAGAGCAGTGAATTCGAGTCACCTTAGAGATTTAGGCAAGTTTGTATTTGCGTTTAGTATTTTCTGGACTTATGTGTGGTTTGCACAGTTTTTGCTAATCTACTATGCCAACTTACCGGAGGAAACGATCTACTTCTTGGAGCGTTTCAGAGGACACGATGGTATTTTTAAAGCGCCATTCTTTATTACATTGTTCTTAAATTTCTTCTTCCCATTCCTTGTCTTAATGACACGCGATGCGAAGTATACACATTCAATTCTTAAAGTGGCTTGCTGGAGTGTGATCATTGGTCATTATATGGATTTCTATACCAATATAATGCCGGGAACACTTGGGTCAAGTGCAGGGTTCGGTCCGTTGGAATGGGGATTTTTCCTTCTGTTTATTTGTGCGTTCGGTTATTCAATTGCAAGTCAGTTAGAAAAGGCAAATTTGATACCAAGGAATCATCCGATGTTGGAAGAATCATTGCATCACGATATAGCCTAA
- a CDS encoding cytochrome c oxidase subunit II: protein MNIIIALVALVFLVLTGVVISRLQNVLKNVNKTDSPDAEPSGNKWNGAMFIVILIGGAISITWSYLHAREYFLPEASSIHGRRTDDLFWFSMGILTIPFIIVNFLIFFFAWKYQHKKNHRASFYPDNHRLELIWTIVPAIVMALLVFTGWKAWSDITSDAPRDAEVIEITGKQFNWITRYGGVSDNKLGDYNYKLIDSQNEVGIDLSDENSFDDFTNPSEMHIPVNRPVLLKIRARDVLHSVFIPHMRVKMDAVPGMPTKFWFVADKTTADMRAETGNQNFDYEIACTEVCGQGHFSMKLRLIVEDEASYKKWCAEQATFLQTYPEYLAKVPENLKAKAMKYVPAEAATPADSSATSTGGAGSSTSLR, encoded by the coding sequence ATGAATATTATTATCGCATTAGTTGCTCTTGTTTTTCTGGTTCTCACAGGCGTTGTGATATCCAGGCTTCAGAATGTTCTTAAAAATGTAAATAAAACCGATTCGCCTGATGCGGAGCCGTCGGGCAACAAATGGAATGGGGCGATGTTTATCGTCATTCTGATAGGTGGCGCGATCAGCATTACCTGGTCATATCTTCATGCAAGAGAGTACTTTTTGCCTGAGGCATCGTCGATACACGGTCGCAGAACAGATGATTTGTTTTGGTTCTCAATGGGTATTTTGACAATTCCATTCATTATTGTCAATTTCCTGATTTTCTTCTTTGCATGGAAATATCAGCATAAGAAAAACCATCGCGCTTCATTTTATCCTGATAATCACCGATTAGAACTTATCTGGACAATTGTTCCTGCTATTGTAATGGCCCTTTTGGTATTTACGGGGTGGAAAGCATGGTCTGATATCACATCTGACGCACCGAGAGATGCAGAAGTTATTGAGATCACGGGAAAACAATTTAACTGGATCACTCGCTATGGCGGTGTGAGCGATAACAAACTGGGAGATTACAATTACAAGCTGATTGATTCTCAAAATGAGGTTGGTATAGATCTTTCGGATGAGAATTCATTTGATGATTTTACCAATCCAAGTGAAATGCATATTCCTGTTAATCGCCCTGTATTGTTGAAAATTCGGGCTAGGGATGTTTTGCACAGTGTATTTATCCCTCACATGCGTGTGAAAATGGATGCTGTTCCGGGAATGCCGACCAAATTTTGGTTTGTTGCGGACAAAACAACCGCTGATATGCGCGCTGAAACAGGGAATCAAAATTTTGATTATGAAATTGCTTGCACAGAAGTTTGCGGGCAAGGACACTTTTCAATGAAATTGCGGTTGATAGTAGAAGACGAAGCGTCTTATAAGAAATGGTGTGCTGAGCAAGCGACTTTCCTTCAAACTTATCCTGAGTATCTTGCAAAAGTGCCGGAGAATTTGAAAGCGAAGGCGATGAAATATGTGCCAGCCGAAGCGGCAACTCCTGCTGATAGTTCAGCAACTTCCACAGGAGGAGCAGGATCAAGTACGAGTCTACGCTAA
- a CDS encoding cytochrome c oxidase subunit I has product MSAIEGLETAHHHETEHEHHHEAQNFWQKYIFCEDHKVIAKQYLITGIMWAVIGISMSVIFRIQLGLPDSNLSWLKPVLGGWISDAGKLDPNFYLALVTMHGTIMVFFVLTAGLSGTFSNFLIPLQIGARDMASGFMNMLSYWFFFLASVIMFASLFLQAGPAAGGWVIYPPLSALPQAHPGSGMGMTLWLASMALFIVSQLLGGINYITTVINLRTRGMSFDRLPLTIWSFLITAVLGLISFPVLLSSVLLLIFDRHFGTSFYLSDIYINGEALPNVGGSPILFQHLFWFLGHPEVYIVLLPGLGITSEVIATNSRKPIFGYRAMIASMLGIAFLAFIVWAHHMFVTGMNPFLGSVFMFLTLIIAVPSAVKGFNYITTLWKGNIVFTPGMLFSIGLVSLFVSGGLTGIILGNSALDIQLHDTYFVVAHFHLVMGAASAFGLFAGVYHWFPKMFGRMMNTTLGQIHFWLTFIGIYLVFIPMHYVGIAGFPRRYYQFTSYDFTHKFMDMNMFISVAAILSFLAQFIFLWNFFYSIFKGRRAPQNPWNSNTLEWTTPINPGHGNWVGEIPAVYRWSYDYSKPGAKEDFIPQNIPYSQTLESNFPHENELIATEKAIESQNYNDQFNAH; this is encoded by the coding sequence ATGTCAGCTATTGAAGGATTGGAAACAGCTCATCACCACGAAACCGAGCATGAACACCACCACGAAGCACAAAACTTTTGGCAGAAATATATATTTTGTGAAGACCACAAAGTTATAGCGAAGCAATATTTGATCACCGGGATTATGTGGGCGGTGATCGGGATTTCCATGTCTGTGATTTTTCGTATTCAATTAGGTTTGCCGGATTCTAATCTTTCCTGGCTTAAACCTGTATTGGGTGGCTGGATCAGTGACGCGGGTAAGTTAGACCCAAATTTTTACCTTGCTTTGGTTACCATGCACGGAACCATTATGGTGTTCTTTGTACTAACGGCTGGGTTGAGCGGAACATTTAGTAACTTCCTTATTCCGCTTCAAATTGGAGCGCGGGATATGGCATCTGGTTTCATGAACATGTTATCGTACTGGTTCTTTTTCCTTGCCAGTGTTATCATGTTTGCTTCGTTGTTTTTGCAAGCAGGACCAGCAGCCGGTGGTTGGGTAATTTATCCGCCATTGAGTGCTTTGCCTCAGGCACACCCAGGCTCAGGAATGGGTATGACGCTTTGGCTGGCAAGTATGGCACTTTTTATTGTGTCTCAGCTTTTGGGAGGTATTAACTACATTACTACGGTTATCAACTTGCGTACCAGAGGAATGTCATTCGACCGTCTTCCACTGACGATCTGGTCTTTCCTGATCACGGCGGTTTTGGGTCTGATATCTTTCCCGGTTCTTTTGTCATCCGTATTACTGTTGATTTTCGACCGTCATTTCGGGACTAGCTTTTATCTTTCCGACATTTATATCAATGGTGAAGCGCTGCCAAACGTTGGTGGTAGCCCGATCTTGTTCCAGCATTTGTTCTGGTTCTTAGGACACCCTGAGGTTTACATTGTATTGTTACCAGGACTTGGTATCACTTCTGAAGTTATTGCTACCAACTCACGCAAGCCGATCTTCGGTTACCGTGCGATGATCGCATCCATGTTAGGTATTGCATTCCTTGCATTTATCGTGTGGGCTCACCATATGTTTGTTACAGGTATGAATCCATTCCTTGGATCTGTATTTATGTTCCTTACATTGATTATTGCCGTTCCATCTGCCGTGAAAGGATTTAACTATATTACAACACTTTGGAAGGGAAACATTGTTTTCACGCCCGGAATGTTGTTCTCTATTGGTCTTGTTTCATTGTTTGTATCCGGTGGTTTAACGGGGATTATCCTTGGAAACAGTGCACTTGATATTCAACTTCACGACACTTACTTCGTTGTAGCCCACTTTCACCTTGTAATGGGAGCTGCGTCTGCATTCGGACTTTTTGCAGGGGTTTATCACTGGTTCCCTAAGATGTTCGGTAGAATGATGAATACGACATTGGGTCAGATTCACTTCTGGTTGACGTTCATTGGTATCTATCTTGTATTTATCCCAATGCACTACGTTGGTATCGCAGGTTTCCCCCGCAGATATTACCAGTTCACCAGCTACGACTTTACGCATAAGTTCATGGATATGAACATGTTCATCTCTGTTGCTGCGATCTTATCGTTCCTGGCGCAGTTTATTTTCCTATGGAACTTCTTTTACAGCATTTTCAAAGGAAGAAGAGCGCCGCAAAATCCTTGGAATTCCAATACATTGGAATGGACAACGCCGATCAATCCTGGACATGGAAACTGGGTTGGAGAAATCCCTGCCGTTTACCGCTGGTCGTATGATTACAGTAAGCCAGGAGCGAAAGAAGATTTCATCCCACAAAACATACCATATTCTCAAACACTGGAATCAAACTTCCCGCATGAGAATGAACTGATAGCCACAGAAAAGGCGATTGAGTCACAAAATTATAATGACCAGTTCAACGCACATTGA
- a CDS encoding COX15/CtaA family protein: MTSSTHIDIKANRRFRRLALNTVIVLYFLIIAGGVVRSTGAGMGCPDWPRCFGRWVPPTEVSQLPANYKELYGAKLKGEIEFNPVKTWIEYVNRLLGAFTGVMIFLTLLASIPFLRSGNKRIFYYSLSAFILVGFQGWLGAKVVSFELLPIVVTLHMLLAIVIVFLLLYLFTWSAYAGNILQLKESSKKAIGGIGVVVITLSLIQILLGTQVREAMDEVIQKLGYQARSEWIDELGLNFYIHRSFSILVFVVNLYWINKIFKAEGKGSIAGKIAIACFWILILEIGTGILMAYFGVPPFAQPLHLTFAILLIGLQFVIWLVVNGKKYLKYSSDIRLAKSTI, encoded by the coding sequence ATGACCAGTTCAACGCACATTGATATCAAGGCCAACCGGCGTTTTCGTCGGTTGGCCTTGAATACTGTCATTGTACTCTATTTTCTTATTATAGCGGGTGGGGTAGTGAGGAGCACGGGTGCTGGGATGGGTTGCCCGGACTGGCCCAGATGCTTTGGAAGATGGGTTCCGCCAACTGAAGTTTCGCAGTTACCAGCCAATTATAAGGAGCTTTACGGCGCAAAGCTTAAAGGTGAGATTGAATTTAATCCTGTTAAGACCTGGATTGAATATGTGAACAGACTTCTGGGCGCTTTTACAGGAGTAATGATCTTTCTGACCCTGCTAGCCTCTATTCCTTTTCTCAGATCCGGCAACAAGCGTATTTTTTATTACAGTTTGTCAGCGTTCATTTTGGTGGGATTTCAGGGGTGGCTGGGAGCCAAGGTTGTGTCCTTTGAATTGCTGCCAATTGTTGTTACGCTCCATATGCTGTTGGCTATTGTGATCGTATTTCTGCTCTTGTATCTTTTCACGTGGTCGGCTTACGCTGGCAATATTTTGCAGTTGAAAGAGTCGAGTAAGAAGGCAATTGGAGGGATTGGAGTTGTAGTTATTACATTGTCGCTGATACAGATCTTACTTGGAACACAGGTTAGGGAAGCAATGGATGAAGTGATTCAGAAATTGGGTTATCAGGCAAGGAGTGAATGGATCGATGAATTGGGCTTGAATTTCTACATACATCGGTCGTTTTCAATTCTTGTGTTTGTTGTAAATCTTTATTGGATTAACAAGATTTTTAAAGCAGAGGGCAAGGGATCGATAGCTGGGAAGATAGCCATTGCATGTTTTTGGATATTGATCCTTGAAATTGGAACGGGCATATTAATGGCCTATTTTGGCGTTCCGCCTTTTGCACAGCCATTGCATTTAACATTTGCGATCCTATTGATCGGGCTGCAATTTGTGATTTGGTTAGTAGTAAATGGGAAAAAGTATTTGAAGTATTCGTCAGATATTCGGTTAGCGAAAAGTACGATTTAG
- the cyoE gene encoding heme o synthase — MISAEGSLGGVGKIRERIGVLFELLKFRLASLIAFSGAMGYCLGAKEVETGKLVLFIIASIGITGAANIINQILEKDFDKLMKRTTNRPLPSGRITVDQAIIWAVFLGITSLAIFVLIFNLSTGLISLLSLVLYGFVYTPLKRVGPIAVFVGAFPGAFPPMIGWVAATNHFGLEPGILFAIQFFWQFPHFWAIAWVLDEDYKRAGFKLLPANGLKDVNTTLQIMIYTVFLLPIGWLPYELGMTGINSAFVATVFGVLFLAQTFHLMRTCTDKTAKQLMFGSFIYLPIVQIAFLLDKL, encoded by the coding sequence ATGATATCAGCTGAGGGAAGCTTAGGAGGCGTTGGGAAGATTAGAGAGAGAATAGGCGTTTTATTTGAGTTGCTAAAATTCAGGCTGGCATCGCTGATTGCATTTTCGGGTGCGATGGGTTACTGCCTGGGTGCGAAGGAAGTTGAAACAGGAAAACTGGTACTTTTTATCATTGCATCCATAGGCATTACAGGGGCAGCCAACATTATCAACCAAATTCTGGAAAAGGATTTTGATAAATTGATGAAAAGGACCACTAACCGACCATTACCGAGCGGAAGGATTACAGTGGATCAGGCAATTATCTGGGCTGTGTTTTTAGGCATAACGTCACTGGCGATATTTGTGTTGATATTCAACCTTAGCACAGGATTGATTTCGCTGTTATCGTTGGTTCTTTACGGTTTCGTTTACACACCTTTAAAAAGAGTTGGTCCGATAGCCGTTTTTGTAGGCGCTTTTCCAGGCGCATTTCCTCCAATGATTGGCTGGGTTGCAGCTACAAATCACTTTGGATTGGAGCCGGGCATTTTGTTTGCTATTCAATTTTTTTGGCAATTCCCACATTTCTGGGCTATTGCTTGGGTGCTTGACGAAGATTATAAGAGAGCAGGGTTCAAATTGCTTCCTGCCAATGGCTTGAAAGACGTTAATACGACTTTGCAAATAATGATTTATACCGTATTCCTGCTGCCCATTGGCTGGTTGCCATACGAATTGGGTATGACGGGAATCAATTCGGCTTTTGTCGCTACGGTATTTGGCGTTCTGTTTTTGGCTCAGACTTTCCACTTAATGCGCACTTGCACGGATAAAACGGCAAAGCAATTGATGTTCGGATCGTTCATATATTTGCCAATTGTGCAGATCGCCTTTTTGTTGGATAAATTGTGA
- a CDS encoding cytochrome c oxidase subunit 3, producing the protein MESVQQYKVDKEPQATLAMDPMKFILWLFLVSIIMLFASQCSAYLVRRAEGNWLEFAMPKIFWYSTGVLLMSSAAMQWAFFSAKKDQFKQLKIAISITFVLGLAFLWMQFEGWKELVAMNVYFVGNPSGSFFYVFTGLHGFHIISGLIVLLYSLTAAFKLKVHAKNLRRIQICATYWHFLDLLWLYLFVFLLTFN; encoded by the coding sequence ATGGAAAGTGTTCAGCAGTATAAAGTAGATAAAGAACCTCAGGCAACATTGGCTATGGACCCAATGAAGTTTATCCTGTGGTTATTTTTGGTTAGCATTATCATGTTATTTGCTTCTCAGTGCAGCGCATATCTGGTGAGAAGAGCCGAAGGGAACTGGCTTGAGTTTGCAATGCCTAAGATTTTCTGGTATAGCACCGGCGTTCTCCTGATGAGCAGTGCCGCAATGCAATGGGCTTTCTTTTCGGCAAAAAAAGATCAGTTCAAACAATTGAAAATAGCAATTTCTATTACTTTTGTACTTGGTCTGGCGTTCCTTTGGATGCAGTTTGAGGGATGGAAAGAGCTGGTTGCGATGAATGTTTATTTCGTTGGAAACCCTTCTGGTTCGTTTTTTTACGTGTTTACCGGATTGCACGGTTTCCATATTATCAGCGGGTTGATTGTTTTGCTTTATTCGCTGACAGCTGCATTTAAGTTGAAAGTGCATGCAAAGAATCTAAGACGTATTCAGATCTGTGCCACATATTGGCATTTTCTAGATTTACTTTGGTTATATCTTTTTGTTTTTTTATTGACTTTTAATTAA
- a CDS encoding cytochrome c oxidase subunit 3, producing the protein MAANVTTPGAVEPKMWMGGIEPMKASYGKLMMWFFLISDTFTFSALLVAYGTARFSFPAFSGDVADFTFSNMYWPIPEKVYEAVPFLHGISLPLVFVGIMTFILIASSVTMVLAVEAGHRMDRANVEKYMLWTILGGFTFLGCQAWEWAHFIHGTDTGSVMKVIENGTWVDKTIFGANLTENQYGPPAFADFFFFITGFHGTHVFSGVILNILIFFRTATGFYDKRGSYEMVEKVGLYWHFVDLVWVFVFTFFYLV; encoded by the coding sequence ATGGCTGCAAATGTAACAACACCTGGCGCGGTAGAACCCAAAATGTGGATGGGGGGAATTGAGCCTATGAAAGCAAGTTATGGTAAACTGATGATGTGGTTTTTCCTTATCTCAGATACCTTCACTTTCTCAGCCCTACTCGTTGCGTACGGTACAGCGCGGTTCAGCTTTCCGGCTTTTTCGGGAGATGTAGCTGATTTTACATTTTCAAACATGTATTGGCCTATTCCTGAGAAGGTTTATGAGGCAGTGCCTTTCCTTCACGGAATTTCCCTTCCCCTCGTTTTTGTTGGAATTATGACCTTTATTTTGATCGCGAGCAGCGTGACAATGGTGCTTGCCGTAGAAGCAGGACACCGTATGGATCGTGCGAATGTTGAAAAATATATGCTCTGGACAATCCTGGGAGGATTTACATTCTTAGGCTGCCAGGCTTGGGAGTGGGCTCACTTTATCCATGGTACGGACACTGGAAGTGTAATGAAAGTTATTGAAAACGGCACTTGGGTTGATAAAACAATATTCGGTGCAAACTTGACGGAAAATCAATACGGCCCTCCCGCATTTGCTGACTTCTTTTTCTTTATTACTGGTTTCCACGGAACGCACGTTTTTAGCGGTGTTATTCTGAATATTCTGATTTTCTTCCGTACAGCAACCGGTTTTTACGATAAGAGAGGAAGCTATGAAATGGTTGAGAAAGTAGGACTTTACTGGCACTTTGTAGATTTGGTGTGGGTATTCGTATTTACATTCTTTTATCTGGTTTAA
- a CDS encoding cytochrome C oxidase subunit IV family protein has protein sequence MSEVHHIHNQDPNAGAEQRKAIWKTFWILLVLTAVEFLIAFTVPHGILKITIFIVMTIVKAFYIVGEFMHLKHETKSLIWSIMVPIIFVAWLILALMLEGNAIFEAIFD, from the coding sequence ATGTCGGAAGTACACCATATTCATAACCAGGATCCAAATGCAGGCGCTGAGCAACGCAAAGCAATCTGGAAAACTTTTTGGATTCTCCTTGTATTAACAGCAGTCGAATTCCTTATTGCTTTTACAGTTCCTCACGGAATTTTGAAAATCACCATTTTCATCGTGATGACAATAGTTAAGGCGTTTTATATTGTTGGAGAATTCATGCACTTAAAGCATGAAACCAAGTCACTGATCTGGTCTATTATGGTTCCCATCATATTTGTTGCCTGGTTGATATTGGCGCTTATGCTTGAAGGAAACGCAATTTTTGAGGCCATTTTTGATTAA
- a CDS encoding DUF420 domain-containing protein — translation MATVVLEKKPKYERIINILAIVIPIAVAALLGIRQKVELGAWTKVLPHVIGVINTLTAIFLIAGFYFVKNNNISAHRKAMTGAFLLGAVFLVCYILYHISNKSTPFGGEGFVRPIYYFLLISHITLSIVVVWFVLRAVYFGYTNQIIEHRKAVKWALPIWLYVSISGVVVYLMISPYYV, via the coding sequence ATGGCAACAGTAGTCTTAGAAAAAAAACCGAAATACGAACGCATTATCAACATTCTGGCGATTGTAATTCCAATTGCAGTTGCCGCTCTTTTGGGAATTCGGCAGAAAGTTGAATTAGGTGCATGGACAAAAGTGCTTCCTCACGTTATCGGTGTTATCAATACGCTGACAGCAATCTTTTTGATTGCGGGATTTTATTTTGTCAAAAACAATAACATTAGTGCGCACCGGAAAGCTATGACAGGTGCATTCCTGTTGGGCGCTGTGTTTTTGGTTTGTTACATTTTGTACCACATTTCAAATAAATCAACGCCTTTCGGTGGTGAAGGGTTTGTAAGGCCGATCTATTACTTTTTACTGATTTCGCACATTACATTGTCGATCGTGGTCGTTTGGTTTGTATTGCGTGCCGTGTATTTTGGTTATACCAATCAGATTATCGAACATAGGAAAGCAGTAAAATGGGCTTTGCCGATCTGGCTTTACGTGAGTATCAGTGGCGTTGTGGTTTACCTGATGATTAGTCCCTATTACGTATGA